Proteins found in one Populus alba chromosome 14, ASM523922v2, whole genome shotgun sequence genomic segment:
- the LOC118053877 gene encoding patatin-like protein 2, protein MPLNSSSISHIETLRSPIQPPTFGNQITVLSIDGGGIRGIIPGTILAFLESELQKLDGADARLADYFDVISGTSTGGLVTAMLAAPNEQNRPLFAAKDINDFYLENCPKIFPQDGSPLASAGKLIKSLRGPKYDGKFLHSIVKEKLGDKRLHQTMTNIVIPTFDIKRLQPTIFSSYQVKNDPSTDALLSDICIGTSAAPTYLPAHYFETKDPSGKVREFNLIDGGVAANNPTLVAMSEVSKEITRKNPDFFPTAPMDYGRFLVLSLGTGTAKSEEKYDADEAAKWGVLGWLTSDNSTPLVDVFTEASGDMVDLHISTVFQALHCEENYLRIQDDTLTATLSSVDVATKENLENLVKVGENLLKKPVSRVDLGTGVFTPVDKMTNEEALIKMAKLLSREKHLRDSRSPVGKVAT, encoded by the exons ATGCCTCTAAACTCCTCCTCAATCTCTCATATCGAGACTTTAAGATCACCCATTCAACCCCCAACTTTTGGAAACCAAATCACTGTTCTTAGCATCGATGGAGGTGGAATAAGAGGAATCATACCAGGAACTATCCTAGCCTTTCTAGAGTCCGAGCTTCAG AAGCTGGATGGTGCAGACGCAAGACTTGCAGACTACTTCGATGTGATTTCAGGCACCAGCACGGGTGGCCTCGTGACTGCTATGCTAGCTGCCCCGAACGAGCAAAACCGCCCTTTATTTGCCGCCAAAGACATTAATGACTTTTACCTTGAGAACTGCCCTAAAATCTTTCCCCAGGACGG GTCTCCATTGGCTTCTGCTGGAAAACTGATAAAGAGTTTGAGAGGACCAAAATACGATGGCAAATTTCTGCATAGCATTGTCAAGGAAAAATTAGGAGATAAACGCCTGCACCAGACCATGACAAACATTgtgatcccaacttttgacatcaAACGCCTTCAGCCAACGATCTTTTCAAGCTATCAG GTGAAGAACGACCCATCCACGGATGCCCTTTTATCTGATATATGCATCGGGACTTCAGCTGCCCCAACATACCTCCCTGCCCATTATTTTGAAACCAAGGACCCGTCAGGCAAAGTCAGAGAGTTCAATCTGATTGATGGTGGTGTGGCAGCAAATAATCCA ACTTTAGTTGCCATGAGCGAAGTTTCCAAGGAAATCACTCGGAAGAATCCTGACTTCTTCCCCACAGCGCCTATGGATTATGGTCGATTCCTAGTCCTGTCCTTGGGGACTGGTACGGCAAAATCTGAAGAAAAGTATGATGCAGATGAAGCGGCCAAGTGGGGTGTCTTGGGATGGTTGACTAGTGACAATTCTACTCCGTTAGTGGATGTGTTTACAGAAGCTAGTGGCGACATGGTTGATCTTCATATTTCCACTGTTTTCCAAGCCCTCCACTGTGAGGAAAATTATCTTCGAATTCAG GATGACACGCTGACCGCAACACTTTCGTCCGTGGATGTTGCCACGAAAGAGAATTTGGAGAATCTTGTGAAAGTGGGTGAGAACTTGTTGAAAAAACCAGTATCAAGGGTGGATTTAGGCACTGGAGTCTTTACACCTGTTGATAAGATGACAAATGAAGAGGCTCTCATAAA GATGGCTAAATTACTGTCAAGGGAGAAGCATCTTCGTGATTCTAGGTCACCAGTTGGAAAAGTTGCTACTTAA
- the LOC118053876 gene encoding uncharacterized protein: MSDRNTTNIMDCIDKGPVWIHNDDWNQMIKEIWSTPEFQRRSKSARNNRLTETDGKLSTHSGGTVSFASYRASMQEKAGGKEPLWDDVFSVLHQSAKQPETFIDNKSKKVVENYKKEMISRYGADRENHPSFDGAAWCVAIGGATKGRIYGAPGMPKSMVSTSASSQSYTMESTPSSSSIQELKEQIKERDGHILSLQQEMSSIKNFLSNMGYQAWASNMDQGMSAPMTSSMPSHVAPQMTTPMYLPSNPVYRPRPRPPYTDRTL; the protein is encoded by the exons ATGTCTGACCGAAATACCACAAATATTATGGATTGCATTGATAAAGGTCCAGTTTGGATACACAATGACGATTGGAATCAAATGATTAAAGAAATTTGGTCCACCCCAGAATTTCAAAGGAGATCAAAATCTGCAAGAAATAATCGGCTAACTGAAACAGATGGTAAATTAAGCACTCATTCTGGAGGTACAGTGTCATTTGCATCATATCGAGCTAGCATG CAAGAAAAAGCAGGTGGAAAAGAACCTCTATGGGATGATGTGTTTTCGGTGTTGCATCAGAGTGCCAAGCAACCTGAAACATTTATAGATAACAAGTCTAAAAAAGTTgtt gagaattacaaaaaagagATGATTTCAAGATATGGAGCTGATcgggaaaatcatccttcattTGATGGAGCAGCTTGGTGTGTGGCTATAGGAGGAGCTACAAAGGGTAGAATATATGGTGCACCTGGTATGCCAAAATCCATGGTTAGTACGAGTGCTTCATCACAATCCTATACGATGGAGTCAACACCTTCTAGCTCATCAATTCAGGAATTGAAAGAgcaaataaaggaaagagatGGTCATATTTTATCATTACAACAGGAGATGTCCTCAATCAAAAACTTTCTTAGTAATATGGGATACCAGGCTTGGGCATCAAATATGGACCAAGGTATGTCGGCACCTATGACTTCATCTATGCCGTCACATGTTGCCCCACAGATGACGACACCTATGTATCTCCCGTCTAATCCAGTATATCGACCTAGGCCTCGACCACCATATACCGATCGCACCTTATGA